One window of Paenibacillus albicereus genomic DNA carries:
- a CDS encoding phage tail tape measure protein: protein MSTGGAAPGPSQHAALEKFSQLMEKIRRQMEQLSKLDPMGAAGRSFAEKQKQAKEFLEQMGKVRKETSDQLRAIARQAASSSAKAANAAGSAVRAAGSAAAKAAGHAARTAGDASLKAAKSAAKGSIRFAFRERSLAPLAGMMRSGWGGAKALGGKAKSWAGPKWMDSTKPVREGWGKAKEAVSQATAPARAYLAEHSRPMRERWAGYKNRGVTAVKSYAQGLREKGKGAYGKLAEHGPAAAAMAGNAILAAGTRSIEAAETFGKASAILRASAGVPGDRMGEMLESFRKVGSQVPQNLDEVAKAMGTLRSRLPLAGAGLEKTAKTLLDASRLTGGDSAGMAESLAAVMEGWDIKLGDSSGTLDKFFAASRTGNTDMSALMKGVSDSAGSFKEMELGLEASTALMAKWQKAGISPIQDVLKKVKDGKMQLPEGGFEIIASQIRQAESIAEAAQLAIGVFGQEAGIDLALALRGSTDGFKGMLGSMSEASGSISAQSQQLQSFGDGWGALQNRITIALAPLGEALLPLGEGIVTVMEAFARNADIVGITAATMAGILIAVFAPSLLASAAAAWALAAPILAILAPVLLVGAAVAGLAYLFKYHFDDIKKYFDDVVGGILEKWRKVKSFLGLGEDATVTVAAAGPGGAAALPGHYHGLGYVPYDGMVARLHKGERVLTAQENRELSGGGTAGLAVTVTGNTFHVRQESDIDGIARALAREIRAAGGLMG, encoded by the coding sequence ATGAGCACAGGAGGCGCTGCGCCCGGACCGTCCCAACATGCCGCTCTGGAGAAGTTCTCGCAGCTGATGGAGAAGATCCGCCGGCAGATGGAGCAGCTGTCCAAGCTGGATCCGATGGGAGCGGCCGGGCGGAGCTTCGCGGAGAAGCAGAAGCAGGCCAAGGAATTCCTGGAACAGATGGGAAAAGTGCGGAAGGAGACATCCGATCAGCTCCGCGCGATCGCAAGGCAAGCCGCTTCAAGCTCGGCTAAAGCCGCTAACGCGGCAGGAAGCGCCGTGCGGGCGGCGGGAAGCGCAGCGGCGAAGGCCGCGGGCCATGCCGCCAGGACGGCTGGCGATGCCTCGCTGAAGGCAGCGAAGAGCGCCGCCAAGGGGAGCATCCGCTTCGCCTTCAGGGAAAGGTCGCTCGCGCCGCTGGCCGGCATGATGAGGTCCGGGTGGGGAGGCGCGAAGGCGCTGGGTGGCAAGGCCAAGAGCTGGGCCGGCCCAAAATGGATGGACTCGACGAAGCCGGTCCGGGAAGGATGGGGCAAGGCGAAGGAGGCTGTGTCGCAAGCGACGGCTCCGGCGAGAGCGTATCTGGCGGAGCATAGCCGTCCGATGCGCGAGCGCTGGGCAGGCTACAAAAATCGCGGCGTGACGGCGGTCAAGTCGTATGCGCAAGGGCTCCGCGAGAAGGGAAAAGGGGCCTACGGCAAGCTGGCCGAGCACGGTCCGGCGGCAGCGGCGATGGCCGGGAACGCGATCCTCGCAGCCGGAACGAGGTCGATCGAGGCGGCGGAGACGTTCGGCAAGGCGTCTGCGATCCTGCGGGCTTCTGCCGGCGTGCCGGGCGACCGGATGGGAGAGATGCTGGAGTCCTTCCGCAAGGTAGGGTCGCAGGTGCCTCAGAACCTGGATGAAGTGGCCAAGGCGATGGGCACGCTGCGAAGCAGGCTGCCGCTTGCGGGAGCCGGGCTGGAAAAGACGGCCAAGACGCTGCTGGACGCTTCCCGGCTGACCGGCGGCGACAGCGCCGGGATGGCCGAGTCGCTGGCCGCCGTCATGGAAGGCTGGGACATCAAGCTCGGCGACAGCTCCGGAACGCTCGACAAGTTTTTCGCTGCGAGCCGGACCGGCAACACCGACATGTCCGCCTTGATGAAGGGCGTAAGCGACTCGGCCGGCTCGTTCAAGGAAATGGAGCTCGGGCTCGAGGCTTCGACGGCGCTGATGGCCAAGTGGCAGAAGGCGGGCATCAGTCCGATCCAGGACGTCCTGAAGAAGGTCAAGGACGGCAAGATGCAGCTGCCCGAGGGCGGATTCGAGATCATCGCCTCGCAGATCCGGCAAGCGGAGTCCATCGCCGAGGCAGCGCAGCTGGCGATCGGCGTGTTCGGCCAGGAGGCAGGCATCGACCTGGCGCTGGCGCTGCGCGGCAGCACGGACGGCTTCAAGGGTATGCTCGGCTCCATGAGCGAGGCGAGCGGCAGCATCTCGGCGCAATCGCAGCAGCTGCAAAGCTTCGGCGACGGCTGGGGCGCGCTGCAGAACCGGATTACGATCGCGCTGGCGCCGCTTGGCGAGGCGCTGCTGCCGCTCGGCGAAGGAATCGTGACCGTCATGGAAGCATTCGCGCGCAACGCCGACATCGTCGGCATCACGGCGGCTACCATGGCCGGCATCCTGATTGCCGTCTTCGCCCCGTCGCTGCTCGCTTCCGCCGCGGCCGCCTGGGCGCTTGCGGCGCCGATCCTGGCGATCCTCGCTCCCGTGCTGCTCGTCGGGGCGGCGGTGGCGGGGCTGGCCTATCTGTTCAAGTACCACTTCGATGACATCAAGAAGTACTTCGACGACGTTGTCGGCGGAATCCTGGAGAAATGGCGCAAGGTCAAGAGCTTCCTCGGCCTCGGGGAGGACGCGACCGTGACCGTAGCGGCCGCGGGGCCAGGCGGCGCGGCCGCCCTGCCCGGCCATTACCACGGCCTCGGCTACGTGCCGTACGACGGCATGGTCGCGCGCCTGCACAAAGGCGAGCGCGTGCTGACCGCGCAGGAGAACCGCGAGCTGTCCGGAGGAGGCACTGCCGGACTGGCGGTAACGGTGACCGGCAATACGTTCCACGTCCGGCAGGAAAGCGACATCGACGGCATCGCCCGCGCGCTCGCGCGCGAAATCCGCGCTGCGGGAGGGCTGATGGGATGA
- a CDS encoding LysM peptidoglycan-binding domain-containing protein — MSGMQFWLTPDGGGKRLRLPVNPAVLSVKMAQGYQDISVVALGERTVFGEAGLSEFAIASFFPRDYHPGYCEHMELEPPWRCVQLVEGWMRTRKPVTLDITGTAVEGVPATIRSFSYEERAGSPGDLYYELALKQFRPVQAEPAAEQQERRNGARTPPATYVVAPGDSLWKIAQRIWGNGDRWRELHAANQAAIGKDPNRLQVGLQLKVPT; from the coding sequence ATGAGCGGCATGCAGTTCTGGCTGACGCCGGACGGCGGAGGCAAACGGCTGCGGCTGCCGGTCAACCCGGCGGTGCTGTCGGTGAAAATGGCGCAAGGCTATCAGGACATCTCGGTCGTCGCGCTCGGCGAGCGGACCGTGTTCGGCGAGGCGGGTCTCAGCGAGTTTGCGATCGCCTCGTTTTTCCCCCGCGACTATCATCCCGGCTACTGCGAGCACATGGAGCTCGAGCCGCCCTGGAGATGCGTCCAGCTCGTGGAGGGCTGGATGAGGACCCGCAAGCCGGTGACGCTCGACATCACCGGCACGGCGGTCGAGGGCGTGCCGGCGACGATCCGCTCGTTTTCCTACGAGGAGCGTGCCGGCAGTCCAGGAGACCTCTACTATGAGCTCGCGCTCAAGCAGTTCCGCCCGGTGCAGGCGGAGCCCGCCGCAGAGCAGCAGGAGCGCAGGAACGGAGCCCGCACGCCGCCGGCGACATATGTGGTCGCCCCCGGCGACAGCCTGTGGAAGATCGCCCAGCGGATCTGGGGCAATGGCGACCGCTGGCGGGAGCTGCATGCGGCCAACCAGGCCGCCATCGGCAAGGACCCGAACCGGCTGCAGGTCGGCCTCCAGCTGAAGGTGCCGACATGA
- a CDS encoding XkdQ/YqbQ family protein produces the protein MSWTLTHVRREGGEVDLSAMCASIRWSGDVQQAARKLVVELVNTADGRGRLAQIDKGGELRLAGESGGELFRGVVFADSIDSGGRMSVTAYDENIYLAKNKDSRLFRSMTADGIIRQLCSEFGVSVGKLASTGFVIPKLIQRDKTLYEMMAKALEMTEEQNGRRFSIGSREGRLELRERAHESVSCRIEAGRNLLSASYSQSMEEMKTQVKVMGLDPQRKEQSVIVRSAELSDQFGVMQHFVKPNAAMSRSMMQQQADELLRQKATFADEARIEALGIEEAVSGAVVEVEERLSGIVGRYAITADEHSYESGAHRMSLSLSAMEEAD, from the coding sequence ATGAGCTGGACGCTGACGCATGTGCGGCGAGAGGGGGGCGAAGTCGATCTGAGCGCGATGTGCGCGTCGATCCGCTGGTCGGGCGATGTCCAGCAGGCGGCGCGCAAGCTCGTCGTCGAGCTGGTCAATACCGCCGACGGCCGCGGCCGGCTGGCCCAGATCGACAAGGGCGGAGAGCTGCGGCTGGCAGGGGAGTCGGGCGGGGAGCTTTTTCGCGGCGTCGTGTTCGCGGACTCGATCGACTCCGGCGGCCGCATGTCGGTGACGGCGTACGACGAGAACATCTACCTCGCCAAAAACAAGGATTCCCGCCTGTTCCGCAGCATGACCGCGGACGGCATCATCCGCCAGCTATGCAGCGAGTTCGGCGTGTCCGTCGGCAAGCTTGCCTCGACCGGCTTCGTCATCCCGAAGCTCATCCAGCGCGACAAGACGCTGTACGAGATGATGGCGAAAGCGTTGGAGATGACGGAGGAGCAGAACGGACGCCGGTTCTCGATCGGCTCTCGGGAAGGCCGGCTCGAGCTGCGGGAGCGGGCGCACGAGTCCGTGTCCTGTCGCATCGAAGCGGGGCGGAACCTGCTGTCGGCGTCCTACTCGCAGTCGATGGAGGAGATGAAGACGCAGGTGAAGGTCATGGGCCTTGATCCACAGCGCAAGGAGCAGTCCGTCATCGTCCGCAGCGCCGAGCTCTCGGATCAGTTCGGCGTCATGCAGCATTTCGTCAAGCCGAACGCGGCGATGAGCCGCTCGATGATGCAGCAGCAGGCCGACGAGCTGCTGCGGCAGAAGGCGACGTTCGCCGACGAGGCGAGGATCGAGGCGCTCGGCATCGAGGAAGCGGTCTCGGGCGCGGTCGTCGAGGTCGAAGAGCGATTGAGCGGCATCGTCGGCCGTTATGCGATCACCGCCGACGAGCATTCGTACGAAAGCGGCGCGCACCGCATGTCCCTGTCGCTTTCGGCGATGGAGGAAGCGGACTGA
- a CDS encoding DUF2577 domain-containing protein: MDRGEGSGASQLVQLMRNIGWNADTTIELGTVVSAPPELKIRIDHMELVLEKDDLVVAERLTKHTRKVDMSASEKAKMSAAAGDVTMTILPPPPAGTTIQTTIQGLSLDNGSWSVECADLTYCNELKAGERVIVAGVQQGQLYLVLDRAVTY; the protein is encoded by the coding sequence ATGGACAGAGGAGAAGGATCGGGAGCGAGCCAGCTTGTCCAGCTCATGCGGAACATAGGCTGGAACGCCGATACGACGATCGAGCTCGGAACCGTCGTCTCGGCGCCTCCCGAGCTGAAGATTCGGATCGACCATATGGAGCTGGTGCTGGAGAAGGATGATCTCGTCGTCGCCGAGCGGCTGACGAAGCATACGCGCAAGGTGGATATGAGTGCCTCCGAAAAGGCGAAGATGTCGGCGGCTGCAGGTGATGTCACGATGACCATCCTACCGCCGCCTCCTGCCGGGACGACGATCCAGACGACGATCCAAGGGCTGAGCCTTGACAACGGCAGCTGGAGCGTCGAATGCGCCGATTTGACTTATTGCAACGAGCTCAAGGCCGGCGAGCGCGTCATCGTCGCCGGCGTGCAGCAGGGCCAGCTGTACCTCGTCCTCGATCGGGCGGTGACGTACTGA
- a CDS encoding DUF2634 domain-containing protein yields the protein MALSPLKPRSSAASAAPPAPRPSRTYALDFTSGQLENRLIDGEEALRQAIEKALRTARFRYLACDWSYGSELDRLIGEDLTPELMRSEVPRVIREALLADDRLLDVRDFVLDSQGDRLSARFAVVHKDGLLQQEVTLLV from the coding sequence ATGGCGCTGTCGCCGCTCAAGCCGAGAAGCTCGGCCGCGTCCGCCGCGCCTCCGGCGCCGCGCCCGTCCCGGACGTATGCGCTCGACTTCACGTCCGGCCAGCTGGAGAACCGGCTGATCGACGGGGAGGAGGCGCTGCGCCAGGCGATCGAGAAGGCGCTGCGCACGGCGCGCTTCCGCTACCTCGCCTGCGACTGGAGCTACGGCTCCGAGCTCGACCGCCTCATCGGCGAGGATCTGACGCCGGAGCTGATGAGAAGCGAGGTGCCGCGAGTCATCCGGGAAGCGCTGCTCGCGGACGACCGGTTGCTGGACGTGCGGGATTTTGTGCTGGACAGCCAGGGAGACCGGCTGAGCGCGCGTTTCGCGGTCGTCCACAAGGACGGACTATTGCAGCAGGAGGTGACGCTGCTTGTTTGA